A single window of Sparus aurata chromosome 12, fSpaAur1.1, whole genome shotgun sequence DNA harbors:
- the cryba4 gene encoding beta-crystallin A4, translating to MTHHCTKFSGHWKIIVFDEECFQGRRHEFTSECCNVMEFGFETVRSLRVESGAWVGYEHASYQGQQFVLERGEYPQSDAFGGSNAYHIERMTSFRPIACANHRECRMTIYERENFLGRKGELSDDYPSLQAMGWCNNEVGSLRIQSGAFVCYQYPGYRGYQYIMECDRHCGEFKHFREFGSHCQTPQIQSIRRIQQ from the exons ATGACTCACCACTGCACCAAGTTCTCCGGCCACTGGAAG ATCATTGTCTTCGACGAGGAGTGCTTCCAGGGCCGTCGCCATGAGTTCACCTCCGAGTGCTGCAACGTGATGGAGTTCGGCTTCGAGACCGTGCGCTCCCTCAGGGTGGAGAGCGGAGC CTGGGTGGGTTACGAGCACGCCTCCTACCAGGGACAGCAGTTTGtcctggagagaggagagtaCCCTCAGTCCGACGCTTTCGGAGGCAGCAACGCCTACCACATCGAGAGGATGACCTCCTTCAGACCTATCGCCTGTGCT aaccacagagaGTGTCGTATGACCATCTACGAGCGTGAGAACTTCCTGGGCCGTAAGGGCGAGCTGAGTGACGATTATCCCTCCCTCCAGGCCATGGGCTGGTGCAACAATGAAGTTGGCTCTCTCAGGATCCAGTCTGGAGC ATTTGTGTGCTACCAGTATCCTGGTTATCGTGGATACCAGTATATCATGGAGTGTGATCGTCACTGTGGGGAGTTCAAACACTTCAGGGAGTTTGGCTCCCACTGCCAGACCCCTCAGATCCAGTCCATCCGCCGTATTCAGCAGTAA